In Papaver somniferum cultivar HN1 chromosome 1, ASM357369v1, whole genome shotgun sequence, a genomic segment contains:
- the LOC113357675 gene encoding uncharacterized protein LOC113357675: MTWSHTRIKIPRNREAGDILLWNDYFSDNPTYPANIFRRRFRMRRELFNRILADVVSRNPYFAQKRDACGILGLSPRQKVTAAIRMLAYGCAADAIDEYLRIGETTVLEATRRFCKTIVVLYGKEYLRSPTAGDVELKLINGKTPPVNFEINGNAYDMGYYLGDGIYPQIATIVMVIKQPDTPEKYKFSTMQEGARKDVERGFGVLQQQFAIVKQPARMWNPDVLAYIMKTVIILHNMIVEDERLPGDWPHEYDSRNRSAPVNISRVGTEELSRMRAAHRPHAIHNKETHFRLRQYLIEHIWSNFRDNY; the protein is encoded by the exons ATGACATGGTCTCATACTCGTATAAAAATACCAAGAAATCGTGAAGCCGGAGATATACTTCTATGGAATGACTACTTTTCTGACAACCCCACCTACCCAGCTAACATATTTCGTAGGAGATTCAGAATGCGGCGAGAATTGTTCAACCGAATATTGGCAGATGTGGTGTCTAGAAATCCTTACTTTGCTCAAAAAAGAGATGCTTGTGGCATTCTTGGATTATCCCCTCGTCAGAAAGTAACTGCAGCAATCcgaatgttagcttatggatgtgcAGCAGATGCAATAGATGAGTATTTACGCATTGGAGAAACCACCGTTTTAGAAGCAACCCGTCGGTTTTGTAAGACGATTGTGGTactgtatgggaaagaatatttacgCTCACCAACTGCGGGTGATGTTGAACT AAAACTTATCAACGGGAAAACACCGCCGGTGAACTTTGAAATAAACGGGAATGCATATGATATGGGATATTATCTCGGTGATGGAATTTATCCACAGATTGCTACTATTGTGATGGTCATTAAACAACCAGATACACCGGAAAAATATAAATTTTCaacgatgcaagagggtgcacgGAAAGATGTAGAGCGTGGATTTGGAGTACTGCAACAACAATTTGCCATTGTAAAACAACCTGCACGAATGTGGAACccggatgtgcttgcctatataatGAAAACGGTTATtattttacataatatgatagtggaGGATGAGCGTCTTCCCGGCGATTGGCCACATGAATATGACTCACGTAACAGGTCGGCACCGGTGAATATATCGAGGGTAGGTACTGAGGAACTTTCCAGAATGAGAGCTGCACATCGGCCTCATGCTATACACAATAAAGAAACACATTTTCGCTTGCGTCAATATTTAATCGAACACATATGGTCAAATTTTAGAGATAATTATTAA
- the LOC113357689 gene encoding uncharacterized protein LOC113357689 has protein sequence MGWYIHLELENGNWWLSLLIDESFIEVGYWPGELFPLLKQGAEHIYWGGRVKAGNDAITPEMASAFYPNDDNDHTGSYENLKYYDKNEEFWMADHKAQPQSVNDCKGYYATIWDDSKSILRYGGPGGGTCY, from the exons ATGGGATGGTACATTCATCTG GAACTTGAAAACGGGAATTGGTGGTTGTCACTCCTAATTGACGAATCATTTATTGAAGTTGGTTATTGGCCAGGCGAACTGTTCCCTTTACTTAAACAAGGCGCGGAACATATTTACTGGGGTGGTCGTGTAAAGGCAGGAAATGATGCGATCACTCCAGAAATGGCTAGTGCTTTTTATCCCAATGATGATAACGATCACACTGGTTCTTATGAAAACCTTAAATATTATGACAAGAACGAAGAATTTTGGATGGCTGATCACAAGGCTCAGCCTCAGTCTGTAAATGATTGTAAAGGATATTATGCTACTATTTGGGATGATTCAAAGAGCATCCTTCGATATGGAGGACCTGGTGGTGGCACTTGTTATTGA
- the LOC113335162 gene encoding uncharacterized protein LOC113335162 has product MAALSGLKTMGSFLPLIVGLILAYHHAVMIAEGGRAIASRLLMEEDLELERQLNILNKPPIKTMHTRWGDIFDCIEFHRQPAFDHPLLKNHVISKEDKITPASPNKKLMSQIEGCPKGTVPIRRTDKEDLMRAKKISSSSNGGGAGDEYRVGITLEIQDKRFFGASGVTNIWHPYVNHPDQFSAAEMVLQAGTTGQTNEIKVGWTVNPSLYGDAMTRSFAHWTGGNNRLL; this is encoded by the exons ATGGCTGCACTCTCTGGTCTAAAAACAATGGGTAGCTTTCTACCACTTATAGTGGGATTGATTCTCGCATATCACCATGCAGTTATGATAGCGGAAGGAGGAAGAGCTATTGCTAGTAGATTATTAATGGAAGAGGATTTGGAGTTGGAAAGACAACTCAACATTCTGAACAAACCACCTATCAAAACAATGCAT ACTCGTTGGGGCGATATTTTCGATTGTATTGAATTCCACAGACAACCCGCGTTTGATCATCCTCTGCTCAAAAACCATGTTATCTCG aaagaaGATAAAATTACACCtgcaagcccaaataaaaaattgATGAGTCAAATTGAAGGGTGTCCAAAAGGAACAGTTCCTATTCGTAGGACAGATAAAGAAGATTTAATGAGAGCCAAGAAAATTTCTTCCTCATCCAACGGTGGAGGTGCAGGTGATGAGTAT AGAGTAGGTATTACTCTTGAAATACAAGATAAACGATTTTTTGGAGCAAGTGGAGTTACAAATATATGGCATCCCTATGTAAACCATCCCGACCAATTCAGTGCAGCAGAAATGGTACTTCAAGCAGGCACTACTGGACAGACTAATGAAATCAAAGTCGGATGGACT GTAAACCCATCATTGTATGGTGATGCCATGACTCGATCTTTTGCACATTGGACT GGTGGTAACAACAGGTTGTTATAA